One region of Brachyspira hampsonii genomic DNA includes:
- a CDS encoding nucleotide modification associated domain-containing protein has protein sequence MMFKKGYLNMNKEELITNKINSLKCRGKYNLDIKESISNMLFNFTKLKHKILKGNYKVKNNLNKLIHYAVNVSLLKQYNYIGYEDIKNKYEELEKLLIKKNTDYGNSFDKTLDEYGLNIALVRIEDKINRFKNLKDKADHKVDEDLKDTILDIAGYGVLFAIYLENKEDK, from the coding sequence ATGATGTTTAAGAAAGGATATTTAAATATGAATAAAGAAGAGCTTATAACTAATAAAATTAATTCTCTTAAATGTAGGGGAAAATATAATTTAGATATTAAAGAGAGTATTTCTAATATGCTTTTTAATTTTACTAAATTGAAACATAAAATATTGAAAGGAAATTATAAAGTCAAAAATAATCTTAATAAGTTAATACATTATGCTGTAAATGTTTCTTTATTAAAACAATATAATTATATAGGGTATGAAGATATAAAAAATAAATATGAAGAATTAGAAAAACTTCTTATAAAGAAAAATACTGATTATGGAAACAGTTTTGATAAAACGCTTGATGAATATGGATTAAATATAGCTTTGGTGAGGATAGAAGATAAAATAAATAGATTTAAAAATCTAAAAGATAAAGCAGATCATAAGGTAGATGAAGATTTAAAAGATACTATTTTGGATATAGCAGGCTACGGAGTATTGTTTGCTATATATTTGGAAAATAAGGAGGATAAATAA
- a CDS encoding DUF5131 family protein produces the protein MKNIEWCDITINPVVGCPRGCPYCYAKKINDRFHFTEDFSKSKTFLERLEQINKIKNKKIFMNSMSDIAYWDDYTIDTVVFYMKANPSNEYYFLTKKVDALENVSRRPYPNTNFKTFTKALDGSYYELKKGKYIQLIFLGNKNIPFCTIRSAYGKMANKKEYYQSKIGEVFNIIIVCESPKLPLEV, from the coding sequence ATGAAAAATATTGAATGGTGCGACATAACAATAAATCCTGTTGTTGGCTGTCCTAGAGGCTGTCCTTACTGCTACGCTAAAAAAATAAATGATAGATTTCATTTTACTGAAGATTTTTCTAAATCTAAAACATTTTTAGAAAGACTTGAGCAAATTAATAAAATAAAAAATAAAAAAATATTTATGAACTCAATGTCAGATATAGCGTATTGGGACGATTATACTATTGATACCGTAGTATTTTATATGAAAGCAAACCCTAGTAATGAATATTATTTTCTTACTAAGAAAGTTGATGCTTTAGAAAATGTTTCAAGAAGACCATATCCTAATACTAATTTTAAAACATTTACTAAGGCTTTGGACGGTTCTTATTATGAACTTAAAAAAGGCAAATATATTCAATTAATTTTTTTAGGAAACAAAAATATTCCTTTCTGTACTATAAGAAGTGCCTATGGAAAAATGGCTAATAAAAAAGAATATTATCAGTCTAAAATCGGCGAGGTATTCAATATAATAATAGTTTGTGAAAGCCCTAAATTACCGCTTGAAGTGTAA
- a CDS encoding AAA family ATPase, whose translation MYNVGMYAGSFNPIHLGHVRCIIEAANQCKTLYIILCIGNNRNEIDRKIRYRWLYQLTKHIGNVKILFIEDNAKTKEDYTEDLWEEDSIKIKNAIGEKIDAVFLGDDYKNKDSFYTRYYKESKLVFIERNEISSTKIRENVYKYWDYIPNIVKTYYTKKVLLLGSESTGKSTLTINLANYYNTNYIKEAGRELSEKSGTDLLMLSEDFTEILLTHKLNEIKASEHSNKILFIDTDAVITNFYMHFLKDENIINNEILAKAIININKYDAVLFLEPDVDFVQDGDRSEVIKNNREKYSSQIKDILDNLKIKYYSINGDYQSRFEKAVSIIDKLL comes from the coding sequence ATGTATAATGTTGGAATGTATGCAGGTTCATTTAATCCTATTCATCTTGGACATGTAAGATGCATAATAGAAGCCGCCAATCAATGCAAAACTCTTTATATAATTCTATGTATTGGAAATAATAGAAATGAAATTGATAGAAAAATAAGATACAGATGGCTTTATCAATTAACTAAACATATAGGAAATGTAAAAATTCTATTTATAGAAGATAATGCGAAAACAAAAGAAGATTATACAGAAGATTTATGGGAAGAGGATTCTATAAAAATTAAAAATGCTATAGGTGAAAAGATTGATGCTGTATTTTTGGGAGATGATTATAAAAATAAAGATTCTTTTTATACAAGGTACTATAAAGAATCAAAGTTAGTATTTATAGAGAGAAATGAAATAAGTTCTACAAAAATTAGAGAAAATGTTTATAAATATTGGGATTATATTCCTAATATAGTAAAGACTTATTATACAAAAAAAGTTCTGCTCTTGGGAAGTGAAAGTACAGGAAAATCAACACTTACAATTAATTTGGCTAATTATTATAATACCAACTATATAAAAGAAGCAGGCAGAGAACTATCAGAAAAATCTGGAACTGATTTGCTTATGCTTTCAGAAGATTTTACAGAAATCCTTTTAACTCATAAGCTAAATGAAATAAAGGCATCAGAACATAGTAATAAAATATTATTTATAGATACTGATGCTGTAATTACAAATTTTTATATGCATTTTTTGAAAGATGAAAATATAATTAATAATGAAATATTAGCAAAAGCGATTATTAATATAAATAAATATGATGCAGTATTATTTTTAGAGCCGGATGTTGATTTTGTTCAGGACGGTGATAGAAGCGAAGTAATAAAAAATAACAGAGAAAAATACAGCAGTCAAATAAAAGATATACTTGATAATCTAAAAATTAAATATTATTCTATAAACGGAGATTATCAGTCAAGATTTGAAAAGGCAGTTTCTATAATAGATAAGTTATTATAA
- a CDS encoding DUF4406 domain-containing protein: MEKIKVYLSGAISNRENYKQEFYEARDKVTNFMKSRNIECEVIVPCDYDYLNKTGIWEEYLKNDIKLLVDCDCLIDIENESYESKGAMLEKMICMSLGIPIISLSSFLDGNMTYKYSTTKIDENFFDNIKLDDFKEFGEMQYDV, translated from the coding sequence ATGGAAAAAATAAAAGTATATTTAAGCGGTGCTATTAGTAATAGAGAAAATTATAAGCAAGAGTTTTATGAGGCAAGGGATAAGGTTACTAATTTTATGAAAAGCAGGAATATAGAATGCGAAGTTATAGTGCCTTGTGATTATGATTATCTTAATAAAACAGGAATATGGGAAGAGTATCTAAAAAATGATATTAAATTATTAGTTGACTGCGATTGTCTTATAGATATAGAAAATGAAAGCTATGAATCGAAAGGTGCTATGCTTGAAAAAATGATATGTATGTCTTTGGGTATACCTATTATTTCTTTAAGTTCTTTTTTAGACGGAAATATGACTTATAAATATTCTACTACAAAAATAGATGAGAACTTCTTTGATAATATCAAACTTGATGATTTTAAAGAGTTCGGCGAAATGCAGTATGATGTTTAA
- a CDS encoding winged helix-turn-helix transcriptional regulator, whose amino-acid sequence MTNKKKVRKTSKDCYNTTVKDMKANLYRQILRAIRELKEPSTCREIANHLKMEASTISARINELKEQGVLLEAGKRKDKITNVTSIVLSINKNIQWSLF is encoded by the coding sequence ATGACTAATAAAAAGAAAGTTAGAAAAACTTCTAAAGACTGCTATAACACTACTGTAAAAGATATGAAAGCTAATTTATACAGACAAATATTAAGAGCCATAAGAGAATTAAAAGAACCTTCTACATGCAGAGAAATTGCTAATCATCTAAAAATGGAGGCTTCTACAATATCGGCTAGGATAAATGAATTAAAAGAACAAGGCGTATTGCTTGAGGCAGGAAAAAGAAAAGACAAAATTACTAATGTAACAAGTATAGTTTTGAGTATTAATAAAAATATTCAATGGAGTTTATTTTAA
- the dcm gene encoding DNA (cytosine-5-)-methyltransferase yields MIKLFSAFSGIGAFEKALENLNIDFELIGFSEIDKYASESYSILHNADKNINYGDITKIDINTLPDFDLFTWGFPCQDLSVIGTQKGFNGEKSVLFFQGYEILKHKKPAVSIIENVSNLMSKKFDKELNTIIKLLGKIGYKTKILRMNAKEYGIPQNRDRVFIVSMINKYPHLNIKKEELFFYAKDILEDNADKKYYLSDKQFEAIERKGTAFEGRFKPFLLEDFIIANAINNRTDVPTSNFIKTDKGIRRLTPLECWLLMGWSKEDFSKVRHLSDT; encoded by the coding sequence ATGATTAAATTATTCAGTGCGTTCAGCGGTATAGGTGCTTTTGAGAAGGCATTAGAGAATTTGAATATAGATTTTGAATTAATAGGCTTCTCTGAAATAGACAAATATGCTTCTGAAAGCTACAGTATACTTCATAATGCTGATAAAAATATTAATTACGGAGATATAACTAAAATTGATATTAATACTCTTCCTGATTTTGATTTATTTACTTGGGGTTTTCCATGTCAGGATTTATCTGTAATAGGAACACAGAAAGGATTTAATGGAGAGAAAAGTGTTTTATTTTTTCAAGGCTATGAAATATTAAAACATAAAAAACCTGCTGTAAGCATTATAGAAAATGTATCTAATCTTATGAGTAAAAAATTTGATAAAGAATTAAACACAATAATAAAACTGCTTGGAAAAATAGGATATAAAACAAAAATATTAAGAATGAATGCCAAAGAATACGGCATACCTCAGAACAGAGACAGAGTTTTTATAGTATCTATGATTAATAAATATCCTCATTTAAATATTAAAAAGGAAGAACTCTTTTTTTATGCTAAAGATATTTTAGAAGATAATGCTGATAAAAAATATTATTTAAGCGATAAGCAGTTTGAGGCAATAGAGAGAAAAGGAACAGCTTTTGAAGGGAGATTTAAGCCTTTTTTGTTGGAGGATTTTATAATAGCCAATGCTATAAATAATAGAACAGATGTTCCTACCTCCAATTTCATAAAAACGGATAAAGGTATTAGAAGATTAACGCCTTTGGAATGCTGGCTTTTAATGGGCTGGAGTAAGGAAGATTTCAGTAAGGTAAGGCATTTAAGTGATACTTAG
- a CDS encoding HNH endonuclease codes for MKHNRFNKRDNSYLKHKKELFEEMNGKCAYCGIELEYKKATIDHKVPLAVGGTNDRGNLIICCFSCNHYKRNRDIEGFRKSIQNTVK; via the coding sequence ATGAAACATAATAGATTTAATAAAAGAGATAATAGTTATCTAAAACATAAAAAAGAATTATTTGAAGAGATGAATGGAAAATGTGCTTACTGCGGGATAGAATTAGAGTATAAAAAGGCTACTATAGATCATAAAGTGCCTTTAGCAGTTGGAGGAACTAATGACAGAGGAAATCTTATAATATGCTGTTTTAGCTGTAATCATTATAAGAGAAACAGAGATATTGAAGGTTTTAGAAAGTCTATACAAAATACTGTCAAATAG
- a CDS encoding vWA domain-containing protein yields the protein MTFVSPKFLFLLLTLPIIIFLYIQTRKNHSYSVKHPRVSMSKVLKSRYYVKDIPFALIVLALFFSIIGLARPAKVSHLSDINGEGVYISLVVDVSPSMMAEDMIPTRLEASKKTMIDFIKKRNFDKISLVAFALRASVLSPATFDYTSLEEEIKKIEIDEEGSTSIGLGIATAVDMLRSIKENNEKIIILLTDGENNSGEIDPKLASEIASNFNIKIYTIGIGDANGSHAWVTYDDPNYGKRRIRADFTLNEESLIDIAAATGGKYFNAKNASALDNVYNTIDRLEKKPILDDDLIQYKELYKPFIIIAFLCLCLSIILSTTRFLIIP from the coding sequence ATGACTTTTGTATCTCCAAAATTTTTATTCTTGCTGCTGACTTTACCTATTATAATATTTTTATATATACAAACAAGAAAAAATCATTCATATTCAGTAAAGCACCCAAGAGTAAGTATGTCTAAAGTATTGAAATCAAGGTACTATGTTAAAGATATACCATTTGCCCTTATAGTTTTAGCTTTATTTTTTTCTATCATAGGTTTAGCTCGTCCTGCAAAAGTTTCTCATTTATCAGATATTAATGGAGAAGGGGTTTATATTTCTCTTGTTGTTGATGTTTCTCCTTCTATGATGGCTGAAGATATGATACCTACAAGATTAGAGGCTTCTAAAAAAACAATGATAGACTTTATAAAAAAAAGAAATTTTGATAAAATAAGTTTAGTAGCTTTTGCATTAAGAGCTTCTGTACTATCACCTGCTACTTTTGATTATACTTCATTAGAAGAAGAAATAAAAAAAATAGAAATAGATGAAGAAGGTTCTACTTCTATAGGACTTGGAATTGCAACTGCTGTTGATATGCTTAGAAGTATTAAGGAGAATAATGAAAAGATTATTATACTTCTTACAGACGGAGAAAATAATTCTGGTGAAATAGATCCTAAATTAGCTTCAGAGATAGCTTCCAATTTCAATATCAAAATATACACAATAGGTATAGGAGACGCTAACGGAAGTCATGCTTGGGTAACTTATGATGATCCCAACTATGGTAAAAGAAGAATAAGAGCGGATTTTACACTTAATGAAGAATCTTTAATAGATATAGCAGCAGCTACAGGCGGAAAATATTTTAATGCTAAAAATGCTTCAGCTTTAGATAATGTTTACAATACAATAGACAGATTAGAGAAAAAACCAATATTAGATGATGATTTAATTCAATATAAAGAATTGTATAAACCATTTATAATAATAGCTTTTCTTTGTTTATGCCTGAGTATTATACTTTCTACAACTAGGTTTTTGATAATACCATAG
- a CDS encoding helix-turn-helix domain-containing protein — MDKNLTDLEFRFLCFLSLFTPSLPKNEYIAELLNISTEKLITVINNIKEKGYIKK, encoded by the coding sequence ATGGATAAAAATTTGACTGATTTAGAGTTTAGATTTTTATGTTTTTTATCTTTATTCACTCCTTCTCTCCCAAAAAATGAGTATATAGCAGAGCTGTTGAATATTAGCACAGAAAAATTAATAACGGTTATTAATAATATAAAAGAAAAAGGATATATAAAAAAATAG
- the pnuC gene encoding nicotinamide riboside transporter PnuC — protein MTNFIKSELKNWKALEVLWIVTASAIILSLSIYWKENIIGIVSSISGILCVILTGKGKLSSYIFGMINTILYSYIAFNAKYYGEFMLNVFYYIPMNIAGFILWSRNLNNESKEVIKTKLNDKYKIIIFALSFISIFIYGLILKKLGGSLPFADSASTVFAITAQILCIKRCSEQWIMWILVNILNISIWYINFSNGGDNIAALLMWSVYLVNAIFMLIKWYKEANGLKIDKVNI, from the coding sequence ATGACAAACTTCATAAAAAGTGAACTTAAAAATTGGAAAGCTTTAGAAGTATTATGGATTGTAACAGCAAGTGCTATAATACTATCACTTTCTATATATTGGAAAGAAAATATTATAGGCATAGTATCATCAATAAGCGGTATATTATGTGTAATTCTAACAGGTAAAGGAAAATTATCTTCATACATATTTGGAATGATTAATACAATTCTCTATTCGTATATTGCCTTTAATGCCAAATACTACGGTGAGTTTATGCTCAATGTCTTCTATTATATACCTATGAATATAGCCGGATTTATACTTTGGAGCAGAAACTTAAATAACGAAAGCAAAGAAGTTATAAAAACAAAATTAAATGATAAATATAAAATTATAATATTTGCATTGTCTTTCATATCTATATTTATTTACGGACTTATATTAAAAAAATTAGGAGGCTCTCTTCCTTTTGCGGACAGTGCAAGTACAGTATTTGCCATAACGGCACAGATACTATGCATAAAAAGATGTTCTGAACAGTGGATAATGTGGATATTAGTAAACATTTTAAATATTTCTATATGGTATATTAACTTTTCAAACGGAGGAGATAATATAGCAGCTCTGCTTATGTGGAGTGTATATTTAGTTAATGCTATATTTATGCTTATAAAATGGTACAAAGAGGCAAACGGTTTAAAAATTGATAAAGTGAATATTTAA